In one window of Pseudomonas putida DNA:
- the purN gene encoding phosphoribosylglycinamide formyltransferase yields the protein MPSKTCNVVVLLSGSGSNLQALIDSIHAEHGSARIRAVISNRPDAFGLQRAKAAGIDTAVLEHGGFDGREAFDAALMQLIDGFAPDLVVLAGFMRILSGAFVRHYQGRLLNIHPSLLPKYKGLHTHQRALDAGDAEHGCSVHFVTEELDGGPLVVQAVVAVAPGDDAQSLAQRVHQQEHQIYPLAVRWFAEGRLRLGEQGALLDGQPLAASGHLIRP from the coding sequence ATGCCGAGCAAGACCTGCAATGTCGTCGTACTGCTGTCGGGCTCCGGCAGCAACCTGCAAGCCCTGATCGACAGCATCCACGCCGAACACGGTAGCGCGCGGATCCGCGCGGTGATTTCCAACCGCCCCGACGCCTTTGGCCTGCAACGGGCCAAAGCTGCCGGGATCGACACCGCCGTGCTCGAGCACGGTGGTTTCGACGGGCGCGAAGCATTCGACGCGGCGCTGATGCAACTGATCGATGGCTTCGCCCCCGACCTGGTGGTGCTGGCCGGCTTCATGCGCATCCTCAGTGGCGCCTTCGTGCGCCACTACCAGGGGCGCCTGCTCAACATCCACCCGTCGCTGTTGCCCAAGTACAAAGGGTTGCACACTCACCAGCGGGCTCTGGATGCCGGTGACGCCGAGCACGGCTGCAGTGTTCATTTCGTCACCGAGGAACTCGACGGCGGGCCCTTGGTCGTACAGGCTGTGGTAGCGGTCGCGCCAGGCGACGATGCGCAGAGCCTGGCACAACGGGTCCACCAACAGGAACACCAGATCTACCCGCTGGCGGTGCGCTGGTTCGCCGAAGGACGCTTGCGCCTGGGCGAACAAGGTGCATTACTGGATGGCCAGCCGCTGGCGGCCAGCGGTCACTTGATTCGACCCTAG